The Oligoflexus sp. nucleotide sequence GCTTATTATTGAATTTATAGTCGTAAAATCTTTCAATGAACGTGGAGTTCGCAACCGCCAACGCCAGCCAGAGAAGTTCCTCTTTCGCCTCGCTCGGGGCATGGATCCAATAGCAGTCCCCATTGACGACAGACCCATCCCGATCCATCCAGAACGTAGGCTTCTCGGAAATATCCCGGAACACGATCTTGGGCTTTGCCCAGGCCGCGGGGTCCTGAGGCACCCAGATCTCATACCAGTTCCGTCCGGCTTCAATCACGTACTTGCGCTGAGTCAGCTGATCGCGATACTTCGCCAGATAGCGTTGGGAATGGGGATACTTTTCAAGATCAATCGCCGACCTTTTTCCGTCCAGGCTTTGATGGGTATACAAAACCTTGCCCGCCTTCTGAATATCCGCTCGATAACGTCGCGCGATATGATGGGTCACCAAAGGTTTGAGCAATTCCGGCAAACCATCCTTCTTGAATTCGCTCCAGTCCTTGCGTATAAACACGCTATCGGCCGTCGTTTTAATCCCCACACGGACTTTGCCAATATCCCGGAACGTGCAGAACGTACTTTGCTTCACCGTATCAAGCCAATCAAAGGATTCGGAATCCTCCAGCCGCCAGACCTTGCCGGAGTCCCCGTCTTCAAAATGAAGGCCACCCCGCTTGACTTCATAAAGCTGCTGCGCGACACGAACCATCCCCGCTTCATCCAGCGACTCAAAAAGGGAAGGATATTCCTTGGCATCGGCAGCCGTCTTGTTGGTCGTGTAAACGGAAACAAAGGGCGGCATGACCTTGTTATCATCCGCCGCTCGCGGACCCAAGAACAAAACAGCCGGCAGGACCGCAGCATCGAAAAGTTTGGTATCCCCGAAGTCCCAGATCGAATCAAAGCGGAACCTATTCCAAAGGCCCTTCCGAACCGAACCACCGGCCTTGGTCGTCATAAAGCGGTTGGAGACAATGATTCCCGCTTTCGAACGGCTATGCATGATCTGCGAGAGCCCAAGAAGAAAGGCATAATAAAGATCCACGCGCCCTTGAAGACCAAATTTCTCAGCCAAAGCAGATGCAGCGTCGGATCCCATAACCTGGGTCCTGACATAAGGCGGATTCGCAATAATCAGATCAAAAAGAGGGTGCTGAGTCGATCTCTCTGTCACGCCCTCAGCCGAAGCCAGATCGGCAAGAAAATCTTTCACAAAGAGAAAAGTTTTAATATCAGGATGTGAGGCCTGAATCCTTTCCCTGGTTTTTTCAATCGCACCCGAGTCGATATCAAAGCCGTGAACCTCAATATTCGCATAGCCAGCCAGCTTAAGTTCATGAACCAGCGCCATCAGCAGCTGGCCATCACCCGCAGCCGGATCGAATATCTTGATGCTTTCACTCTTCTGTGGCAACACCGCAGTCTTCAAAAGACCCCTGGCCACAAACGAAGCGAGTTCATCAGGAGTATAGGTAGCACCATTGGATTTTTTTTTGCCAACCGTTTTAAATCTGCCAACCGGCGCATGAAGTGCGTTCGATTCCAAAAAATATACTCCAAGGATTTGCCTTCCATCGCGTACCTGGGACACTGAGCCAATCCGGGCTTTTTACGCAGTTTGACGAGCAATTTAGCATAGCTTTTACCCATAAATCTGCAAGGTAACATTTTAAGAAGTGGCCAGGTTTCTGTTCATTTTGGCTTGATTTTCCGGGTTTTTGATCGGTGGAATGTTTGTGTTTTGTGTC carries:
- a CDS encoding Eco57I restriction-modification methylase domain-containing protein, with the protein product MESNALHAPVGRFKTVGKKKSNGATYTPDELASFVARGLLKTAVLPQKSESIKIFDPAAGDGQLLMALVHELKLAGYANIEVHGFDIDSGAIEKTRERIQASHPDIKTFLFVKDFLADLASAEGVTERSTQHPLFDLIIANPPYVRTQVMGSDAASALAEKFGLQGRVDLYYAFLLGLSQIMHSRSKAGIIVSNRFMTTKAGGSVRKGLWNRFRFDSIWDFGDTKLFDAAVLPAVLFLGPRAADDNKVMPPFVSVYTTNKTAADAKEYPSLFESLDEAGMVRVAQQLYEVKRGGLHFEDGDSGKVWRLEDSESFDWLDTVKQSTFCTFRDIGKVRVGIKTTADSVFIRKDWSEFKKDGLPELLKPLVTHHIARRYRADIQKAGKVLYTHQSLDGKRSAIDLEKYPHSQRYLAKYRDQLTQRKYVIEAGRNWYEIWVPQDPAAWAKPKIVFRDISEKPTFWMDRDGSVVNGDCYWIHAPSEAKEELLWLALAVANSTFIERFYDYKFNNKLYAGRRRFMTQYVEQFPIPNPADPRSQEIVGLAKRIYDETPEHDSTLLEARINDLVWDLFAVAGKRQVASCISH